A portion of the Meriones unguiculatus strain TT.TT164.6M chromosome 11, Bangor_MerUng_6.1, whole genome shotgun sequence genome contains these proteins:
- the Bfar gene encoding bifunctional apoptosis regulator isoform X3: protein MEEPQKNDLNMTGQEEDNPVRSTSPQISVSEFSCHCCYDILVNPTTLNCGHSFCRHCLALWWMSSKKTECPECREKWEGFPKVNILLRDAIEKLFPDAIRIRVEDIQQNNDIVQSLAAFQKYGNDQSPLAPSTGRMNQQRGGGFFSGVLTTLTGVAVILLVYHWRSRESEHGLLVHKAVAKWTAEEVVLWLEQLGPWASLYKDRFLSERVNGRLLLTLTEEEFSRAPYTIENSSHRRVILMELERVRALGVKPPQNLWEYKAVNPGRSLFLLYALKSSPRLGLLYLYLFDYTDSFLPFIHTICPLQEDSSGEDILTKILLIAEFAWDWLEIHYWTSRFLIVNAMLLSVLELFSFWRIWSRSELKTVPQRMWSHFWKMSTQGLFMAMFWPVIPQFVCNCLFYWALYFNPIINIDLVVKEVRQLETQVL from the exons ATGGAGGAGCCTCAGAAAAATGACCTGAACATGACAGGGCAGGAGGAAGATAATCCTGTCAGAAGCACCAGTCCTCAGATTTCTGTTAGTGAATTTTCCTGCCACTGCTGCTACGACATCCTGGTTAACCCCACTACCTTGAACTGTGGCCACAGCTTCTGCCGGCACTGCCTAGCATTATGGTGGATGTCTTCAAAGAAGACAGAGTGTCCAGAATGCAGAGAAAAATGGGAAGGTTTCCCCAAAGTCAACATTCTCCTCAG GGATGCCATTGAAAAGTTATTTCCTGATGCCATTAGAATTCGGGTTGAAGACATTCAGCAGAATAATGACATAGTGCAAAGTCTTGCAGCCTTTCAAAAATATGGGAATGATCAGAGTCCCTTAGCTCCCAGCACAGGGCGAATGAATCAGCAGAGAGGAGGGGGATTCTTCTCCGGTGTACTCACAACTTTAACTGGTGTGGCA GTCATCCTACTTGTGTATCACTGGCGCAGCAGAGAATCTGAGCATGGCCTCCTGGTGCACAAGGCTGTAGCCaaatggacagcagaagaagttgtcctctggttaGAACAGCTGGGCCCTTGGGCCTCTCTGTACAAAGACAGATTCTTATCTGAAAGAGTAAATGGAAG gttgcttttaACACTGACAGAAGAAGAATTTTCCAGGGCACCATACACCATAGAAAACAGTAGCCACAGAAGAGTCATTCTCATGGAGCTGGAGCGTGTGAGAGCCCTGGGGGTAAAGCCGCCACAGAATCTTTGGGAGTACAAG GCTGTCAACCCAGGCAGGTCCCTGTTCTTGCTATATGCCCTCAAGAGCTCACCAAGACTTGGCTTGCTATACCTGTACTTATTTGACTACACAGACTCCTTCCTACCCTTCATCCATACCATCTGCCCTCTGCAAGAAGACAGCTCTGGGGAGGACATCCTCACAAAGATTCTG TTGATTGCGGAGTTTGCCTGGGACTGGCTGGAGATCCACTACTGGACATCACGCTTCCTTATTGTCAATGCCATGCTGCTGTCTGTTCTAgagttgttctccttttggaggaTCTGGTCAAGAAGTGAGCTGAA gaCAGTGCCCCAGAGGATGTGGAGCCATTTTTGGAAAATGTCGACGCAGGGGCTTTTCATGGCCATGTTCTGGCCAGTTATTCCTCAGTTTGTCTGCAACTGTTTATTTTACTGGGCTCTGTACTTCAACCCAATTATTAACATTGATCTGGTGGTCAAGGAAGTCCGACAGCTGGAAACCCAAGTGTTATGA
- the Bfar gene encoding bifunctional apoptosis regulator isoform X1 produces the protein MEEPQKNDLNMTGQEEDNPVRSTSPQISVSEFSCHCCYDILVNPTTLNCGHSFCRHCLALWWMSSKKTECPECREKWEGFPKVNILLRDAIEKLFPDAIRIRVEDIQQNNDIVQSLAAFQKYGNDQSPLAPSTGRMNQQRGGGFFSGVLTTLTGVAVILLVYHWRSRESEHGLLVHKAVAKWTAEEVVLWLEQLGPWASLYKDRFLSERVNGRLLLTLTEEEFSRAPYTIENSSHRRVILMELERVRALGVKPPQNLWEYKAVNPGRSLFLLYALKSSPRLGLLYLYLFDYTDSFLPFIHTICPLQEDSSGEDILTKILDLREPTWRQWREFLVKYSFLPYQLIAEFAWDWLEIHYWTSRFLIVNAMLLSVLELFSFWRIWSRSELKTVPQRMWSHFWKMSTQGLFMAMFWPVIPQFVCNCLFYWALYFNPIINIDLVVKEVRQLETQVL, from the exons ATGGAGGAGCCTCAGAAAAATGACCTGAACATGACAGGGCAGGAGGAAGATAATCCTGTCAGAAGCACCAGTCCTCAGATTTCTGTTAGTGAATTTTCCTGCCACTGCTGCTACGACATCCTGGTTAACCCCACTACCTTGAACTGTGGCCACAGCTTCTGCCGGCACTGCCTAGCATTATGGTGGATGTCTTCAAAGAAGACAGAGTGTCCAGAATGCAGAGAAAAATGGGAAGGTTTCCCCAAAGTCAACATTCTCCTCAG GGATGCCATTGAAAAGTTATTTCCTGATGCCATTAGAATTCGGGTTGAAGACATTCAGCAGAATAATGACATAGTGCAAAGTCTTGCAGCCTTTCAAAAATATGGGAATGATCAGAGTCCCTTAGCTCCCAGCACAGGGCGAATGAATCAGCAGAGAGGAGGGGGATTCTTCTCCGGTGTACTCACAACTTTAACTGGTGTGGCA GTCATCCTACTTGTGTATCACTGGCGCAGCAGAGAATCTGAGCATGGCCTCCTGGTGCACAAGGCTGTAGCCaaatggacagcagaagaagttgtcctctggttaGAACAGCTGGGCCCTTGGGCCTCTCTGTACAAAGACAGATTCTTATCTGAAAGAGTAAATGGAAG gttgcttttaACACTGACAGAAGAAGAATTTTCCAGGGCACCATACACCATAGAAAACAGTAGCCACAGAAGAGTCATTCTCATGGAGCTGGAGCGTGTGAGAGCCCTGGGGGTAAAGCCGCCACAGAATCTTTGGGAGTACAAG GCTGTCAACCCAGGCAGGTCCCTGTTCTTGCTATATGCCCTCAAGAGCTCACCAAGACTTGGCTTGCTATACCTGTACTTATTTGACTACACAGACTCCTTCCTACCCTTCATCCATACCATCTGCCCTCTGCAAGAAGACAGCTCTGGGGAGGACATCCTCACAAAGATTCTG GACCTGAGGGAGCCCACATGGAGGCAGTGGAGAGAATTCCTTGTCAAGTACTCCTTTCTCCCATACCAGTTGATTGCGGAGTTTGCCTGGGACTGGCTGGAGATCCACTACTGGACATCACGCTTCCTTATTGTCAATGCCATGCTGCTGTCTGTTCTAgagttgttctccttttggaggaTCTGGTCAAGAAGTGAGCTGAA gaCAGTGCCCCAGAGGATGTGGAGCCATTTTTGGAAAATGTCGACGCAGGGGCTTTTCATGGCCATGTTCTGGCCAGTTATTCCTCAGTTTGTCTGCAACTGTTTATTTTACTGGGCTCTGTACTTCAACCCAATTATTAACATTGATCTGGTGGTCAAGGAAGTCCGACAGCTGGAAACCCAAGTGTTATGA
- the Bfar gene encoding bifunctional apoptosis regulator isoform X6 — MEEPQKNDLNMTGQEEDNPVRSTSPQISVSEFSCHCCYDILVNPTTLNCGHSFCRHCLALWWMSSKKTECPECREKWEGFPKVNILLRDAIEKLFPDAIRIRVEDIQQNNDIVQSLAAFQKYGNDQSPLAPSTGRMNQQRGGGFFSGVLTTLTGVAVILLVYHWRSRESEHGLLVHKAVAKWTAEEVVLWLEQLGPWASLYKDRFLSERVNGRLLLTLTEEEFSRAPYTIENSSHRRVILMELERVRALGVKPPQNLWEYKAVNPGRSLFLLYALKSSPRLGLLYLYLFDYTDSFLPFIHTICPLQEDSSGEDILTKILDLREPTWRQWREFLVKYSFLPYQLIAEFAWDWLEIHYWTSRFLIVNAMLLSVLELFSFWRIWSRSELKVIMEVRRQLEGISFLLLPCGS, encoded by the exons ATGGAGGAGCCTCAGAAAAATGACCTGAACATGACAGGGCAGGAGGAAGATAATCCTGTCAGAAGCACCAGTCCTCAGATTTCTGTTAGTGAATTTTCCTGCCACTGCTGCTACGACATCCTGGTTAACCCCACTACCTTGAACTGTGGCCACAGCTTCTGCCGGCACTGCCTAGCATTATGGTGGATGTCTTCAAAGAAGACAGAGTGTCCAGAATGCAGAGAAAAATGGGAAGGTTTCCCCAAAGTCAACATTCTCCTCAG GGATGCCATTGAAAAGTTATTTCCTGATGCCATTAGAATTCGGGTTGAAGACATTCAGCAGAATAATGACATAGTGCAAAGTCTTGCAGCCTTTCAAAAATATGGGAATGATCAGAGTCCCTTAGCTCCCAGCACAGGGCGAATGAATCAGCAGAGAGGAGGGGGATTCTTCTCCGGTGTACTCACAACTTTAACTGGTGTGGCA GTCATCCTACTTGTGTATCACTGGCGCAGCAGAGAATCTGAGCATGGCCTCCTGGTGCACAAGGCTGTAGCCaaatggacagcagaagaagttgtcctctggttaGAACAGCTGGGCCCTTGGGCCTCTCTGTACAAAGACAGATTCTTATCTGAAAGAGTAAATGGAAG gttgcttttaACACTGACAGAAGAAGAATTTTCCAGGGCACCATACACCATAGAAAACAGTAGCCACAGAAGAGTCATTCTCATGGAGCTGGAGCGTGTGAGAGCCCTGGGGGTAAAGCCGCCACAGAATCTTTGGGAGTACAAG GCTGTCAACCCAGGCAGGTCCCTGTTCTTGCTATATGCCCTCAAGAGCTCACCAAGACTTGGCTTGCTATACCTGTACTTATTTGACTACACAGACTCCTTCCTACCCTTCATCCATACCATCTGCCCTCTGCAAGAAGACAGCTCTGGGGAGGACATCCTCACAAAGATTCTG GACCTGAGGGAGCCCACATGGAGGCAGTGGAGAGAATTCCTTGTCAAGTACTCCTTTCTCCCATACCAGTTGATTGCGGAGTTTGCCTGGGACTGGCTGGAGATCCACTACTGGACATCACGCTTCCTTATTGTCAATGCCATGCTGCTGTCTGTTCTAgagttgttctccttttggaggaTCTGGTCAAGAAGTGAGCTGAA
- the Bfar gene encoding bifunctional apoptosis regulator isoform X9: MEEPQKNDLNMTGQEEDNPVRSTSPQISVSEFSCHCCYDILVNPTTLNCGHSFCRHCLALWWMSSKKTECPECREKWEGFPKVNILLRDAIEKLFPDAIRIRVEDIQQNNDIVQSLAAFQKYGNDQSPLAPSTGRMNQQRGGGFFSGVLTTLTGVAVILLVYHWRSRESEHGLLVHKAVAKWTAEEVVLWLEQLGPWASLYKDRFLSERVNGRLLLTLTEEEFSRAPYTIENSSHRRVILMELERVRALGVKPPQNLWEYKAVNPGRSLFLLYALKSSPRLGLLYLYLFDYTDSFLPFIHTICPLQEDSSGEDILTKILDLREPTWRQWREFLVKYSFLPYQLIAEFAWDWLEIHYWTSRFLIVNAMLLSVLELFSFWRIWSRSELKSRSRPATSPAPCLPA; encoded by the exons ATGGAGGAGCCTCAGAAAAATGACCTGAACATGACAGGGCAGGAGGAAGATAATCCTGTCAGAAGCACCAGTCCTCAGATTTCTGTTAGTGAATTTTCCTGCCACTGCTGCTACGACATCCTGGTTAACCCCACTACCTTGAACTGTGGCCACAGCTTCTGCCGGCACTGCCTAGCATTATGGTGGATGTCTTCAAAGAAGACAGAGTGTCCAGAATGCAGAGAAAAATGGGAAGGTTTCCCCAAAGTCAACATTCTCCTCAG GGATGCCATTGAAAAGTTATTTCCTGATGCCATTAGAATTCGGGTTGAAGACATTCAGCAGAATAATGACATAGTGCAAAGTCTTGCAGCCTTTCAAAAATATGGGAATGATCAGAGTCCCTTAGCTCCCAGCACAGGGCGAATGAATCAGCAGAGAGGAGGGGGATTCTTCTCCGGTGTACTCACAACTTTAACTGGTGTGGCA GTCATCCTACTTGTGTATCACTGGCGCAGCAGAGAATCTGAGCATGGCCTCCTGGTGCACAAGGCTGTAGCCaaatggacagcagaagaagttgtcctctggttaGAACAGCTGGGCCCTTGGGCCTCTCTGTACAAAGACAGATTCTTATCTGAAAGAGTAAATGGAAG gttgcttttaACACTGACAGAAGAAGAATTTTCCAGGGCACCATACACCATAGAAAACAGTAGCCACAGAAGAGTCATTCTCATGGAGCTGGAGCGTGTGAGAGCCCTGGGGGTAAAGCCGCCACAGAATCTTTGGGAGTACAAG GCTGTCAACCCAGGCAGGTCCCTGTTCTTGCTATATGCCCTCAAGAGCTCACCAAGACTTGGCTTGCTATACCTGTACTTATTTGACTACACAGACTCCTTCCTACCCTTCATCCATACCATCTGCCCTCTGCAAGAAGACAGCTCTGGGGAGGACATCCTCACAAAGATTCTG GACCTGAGGGAGCCCACATGGAGGCAGTGGAGAGAATTCCTTGTCAAGTACTCCTTTCTCCCATACCAGTTGATTGCGGAGTTTGCCTGGGACTGGCTGGAGATCCACTACTGGACATCACGCTTCCTTATTGTCAATGCCATGCTGCTGTCTGTTCTAgagttgttctccttttggaggaTCTGGTCAAGAAGTGAGCTGAA
- the Bfar gene encoding bifunctional apoptosis regulator isoform X11, whose protein sequence is MEEPQKNDLNMTGQEEDNPVRSTSPQISVSEFSCHCCYDILVNPTTLNCGHSFCRHCLALWWMSSKKTECPECREKWEGFPKVNILLRDAIEKLFPDAIRIRVEDIQQNNDIVQSLAAFQKYGNDQSPLAPSTGRMNQQRGGGFFSGVLTTLTGVAVILLVYHWRSRESEHGLLVHKAVAKWTAEEVVLWLEQLGPWASLYKDRFLSERVNGRLLLTLTEEEFSRAPYTIENSSHRRVILMELERVRALGVKPPQNLWEYKAVNPGRSLFLLYALKSSPRLGLLYLYLFDYTDSFLPFIHTICPLQEDSSGEDILTKILDLREPTWRQWREFLVKYSFLPYQLIAEFAWDWLEIHYWTSRFLIVNAMLLSVLELFSFWRIWSRSELKLQSNESNNS, encoded by the exons ATGGAGGAGCCTCAGAAAAATGACCTGAACATGACAGGGCAGGAGGAAGATAATCCTGTCAGAAGCACCAGTCCTCAGATTTCTGTTAGTGAATTTTCCTGCCACTGCTGCTACGACATCCTGGTTAACCCCACTACCTTGAACTGTGGCCACAGCTTCTGCCGGCACTGCCTAGCATTATGGTGGATGTCTTCAAAGAAGACAGAGTGTCCAGAATGCAGAGAAAAATGGGAAGGTTTCCCCAAAGTCAACATTCTCCTCAG GGATGCCATTGAAAAGTTATTTCCTGATGCCATTAGAATTCGGGTTGAAGACATTCAGCAGAATAATGACATAGTGCAAAGTCTTGCAGCCTTTCAAAAATATGGGAATGATCAGAGTCCCTTAGCTCCCAGCACAGGGCGAATGAATCAGCAGAGAGGAGGGGGATTCTTCTCCGGTGTACTCACAACTTTAACTGGTGTGGCA GTCATCCTACTTGTGTATCACTGGCGCAGCAGAGAATCTGAGCATGGCCTCCTGGTGCACAAGGCTGTAGCCaaatggacagcagaagaagttgtcctctggttaGAACAGCTGGGCCCTTGGGCCTCTCTGTACAAAGACAGATTCTTATCTGAAAGAGTAAATGGAAG gttgcttttaACACTGACAGAAGAAGAATTTTCCAGGGCACCATACACCATAGAAAACAGTAGCCACAGAAGAGTCATTCTCATGGAGCTGGAGCGTGTGAGAGCCCTGGGGGTAAAGCCGCCACAGAATCTTTGGGAGTACAAG GCTGTCAACCCAGGCAGGTCCCTGTTCTTGCTATATGCCCTCAAGAGCTCACCAAGACTTGGCTTGCTATACCTGTACTTATTTGACTACACAGACTCCTTCCTACCCTTCATCCATACCATCTGCCCTCTGCAAGAAGACAGCTCTGGGGAGGACATCCTCACAAAGATTCTG GACCTGAGGGAGCCCACATGGAGGCAGTGGAGAGAATTCCTTGTCAAGTACTCCTTTCTCCCATACCAGTTGATTGCGGAGTTTGCCTGGGACTGGCTGGAGATCCACTACTGGACATCACGCTTCCTTATTGTCAATGCCATGCTGCTGTCTGTTCTAgagttgttctccttttggaggaTCTGGTCAAGAAGTGAGCTGAA GCTGCAGTCCAATGAATCCAACAACAGCTAG
- the Bfar gene encoding bifunctional apoptosis regulator isoform X2, producing MEEPQKNDLNMTGQEEDNPVRSTSPQISVSEFSCHCCYDILVNPTTLNCGHSFCRHCLALWWMSSKKTECPECREKWEGFPKVNILLRDAIEKLFPDAIRIRVEDIQQNNDIVQSLAAFQKYGNDQSPLAPSTGRMNQQRGGGFFSGVLTTLTGVAVILLVYHWRSRESEHGLLVHKAVAKWTAEEVVLWLEQLGPWASLYKDRFLSERVNGRLLLTLTEEEFSRAPYTIENSSHRRVILMELERVRALGVKPPQNLWEYKAVNPGRSLFLLYALKSSPRLGLLYLYLFDYTDSFLPFIHTICPLQEDSSGEDILTKILDLREPTWRQWREFLVKYSFLPYQLIAEFAWDWLEIHYWTSRFLIVNAMLLSVLELFSFWRIWSRSELNVFCPAQTDLSASASSAEHCRVIMEVRRQLEGISFLLLPCGS from the exons ATGGAGGAGCCTCAGAAAAATGACCTGAACATGACAGGGCAGGAGGAAGATAATCCTGTCAGAAGCACCAGTCCTCAGATTTCTGTTAGTGAATTTTCCTGCCACTGCTGCTACGACATCCTGGTTAACCCCACTACCTTGAACTGTGGCCACAGCTTCTGCCGGCACTGCCTAGCATTATGGTGGATGTCTTCAAAGAAGACAGAGTGTCCAGAATGCAGAGAAAAATGGGAAGGTTTCCCCAAAGTCAACATTCTCCTCAG GGATGCCATTGAAAAGTTATTTCCTGATGCCATTAGAATTCGGGTTGAAGACATTCAGCAGAATAATGACATAGTGCAAAGTCTTGCAGCCTTTCAAAAATATGGGAATGATCAGAGTCCCTTAGCTCCCAGCACAGGGCGAATGAATCAGCAGAGAGGAGGGGGATTCTTCTCCGGTGTACTCACAACTTTAACTGGTGTGGCA GTCATCCTACTTGTGTATCACTGGCGCAGCAGAGAATCTGAGCATGGCCTCCTGGTGCACAAGGCTGTAGCCaaatggacagcagaagaagttgtcctctggttaGAACAGCTGGGCCCTTGGGCCTCTCTGTACAAAGACAGATTCTTATCTGAAAGAGTAAATGGAAG gttgcttttaACACTGACAGAAGAAGAATTTTCCAGGGCACCATACACCATAGAAAACAGTAGCCACAGAAGAGTCATTCTCATGGAGCTGGAGCGTGTGAGAGCCCTGGGGGTAAAGCCGCCACAGAATCTTTGGGAGTACAAG GCTGTCAACCCAGGCAGGTCCCTGTTCTTGCTATATGCCCTCAAGAGCTCACCAAGACTTGGCTTGCTATACCTGTACTTATTTGACTACACAGACTCCTTCCTACCCTTCATCCATACCATCTGCCCTCTGCAAGAAGACAGCTCTGGGGAGGACATCCTCACAAAGATTCTG GACCTGAGGGAGCCCACATGGAGGCAGTGGAGAGAATTCCTTGTCAAGTACTCCTTTCTCCCATACCAGTTGATTGCGGAGTTTGCCTGGGACTGGCTGGAGATCCACTACTGGACATCACGCTTCCTTATTGTCAATGCCATGCTGCTGTCTGTTCTAgagttgttctccttttggaggaTCTGGTCAAGAAGTGAGCTGAA
- the Bfar gene encoding bifunctional apoptosis regulator isoform X4: MEEPQKNDLNMTGQEEDNPVRSTSPQISVSEFSCHCCYDILVNPTTLNCGHSFCRHCLALWWMSSKKTECPECREKWEGFPKVNILLRDAIEKLFPDAIRIRVEDIQQNNDIVQSLAAFQKYGNDQSPLAPSTGRMNQQRGGGFFSGVLTTLTGVAVILLVYHWRSRESEHGLLVHKAVAKWTAEEVVLWLEQLGPWASLYKDRFLSERVNGRLLLTLTEEEFSRAPYTIENSSHRRVILMELERVRALGVKPPQNLWEYKAVNPGRSLFLLYALKSSPRLGLLYLYLFDYTDSFLPFIHTICPLQEDSSGEDILTKILDLREPTWRQWREFLVKYSFLPYQLIAEFAWDWLEIHYWTSRFLIVNAMLLSVLELFSFWRIWSRSELNVFCPAQTDLSASASSAEHCRSRSRPATSPAPCLPA; encoded by the exons ATGGAGGAGCCTCAGAAAAATGACCTGAACATGACAGGGCAGGAGGAAGATAATCCTGTCAGAAGCACCAGTCCTCAGATTTCTGTTAGTGAATTTTCCTGCCACTGCTGCTACGACATCCTGGTTAACCCCACTACCTTGAACTGTGGCCACAGCTTCTGCCGGCACTGCCTAGCATTATGGTGGATGTCTTCAAAGAAGACAGAGTGTCCAGAATGCAGAGAAAAATGGGAAGGTTTCCCCAAAGTCAACATTCTCCTCAG GGATGCCATTGAAAAGTTATTTCCTGATGCCATTAGAATTCGGGTTGAAGACATTCAGCAGAATAATGACATAGTGCAAAGTCTTGCAGCCTTTCAAAAATATGGGAATGATCAGAGTCCCTTAGCTCCCAGCACAGGGCGAATGAATCAGCAGAGAGGAGGGGGATTCTTCTCCGGTGTACTCACAACTTTAACTGGTGTGGCA GTCATCCTACTTGTGTATCACTGGCGCAGCAGAGAATCTGAGCATGGCCTCCTGGTGCACAAGGCTGTAGCCaaatggacagcagaagaagttgtcctctggttaGAACAGCTGGGCCCTTGGGCCTCTCTGTACAAAGACAGATTCTTATCTGAAAGAGTAAATGGAAG gttgcttttaACACTGACAGAAGAAGAATTTTCCAGGGCACCATACACCATAGAAAACAGTAGCCACAGAAGAGTCATTCTCATGGAGCTGGAGCGTGTGAGAGCCCTGGGGGTAAAGCCGCCACAGAATCTTTGGGAGTACAAG GCTGTCAACCCAGGCAGGTCCCTGTTCTTGCTATATGCCCTCAAGAGCTCACCAAGACTTGGCTTGCTATACCTGTACTTATTTGACTACACAGACTCCTTCCTACCCTTCATCCATACCATCTGCCCTCTGCAAGAAGACAGCTCTGGGGAGGACATCCTCACAAAGATTCTG GACCTGAGGGAGCCCACATGGAGGCAGTGGAGAGAATTCCTTGTCAAGTACTCCTTTCTCCCATACCAGTTGATTGCGGAGTTTGCCTGGGACTGGCTGGAGATCCACTACTGGACATCACGCTTCCTTATTGTCAATGCCATGCTGCTGTCTGTTCTAgagttgttctccttttggaggaTCTGGTCAAGAAGTGAGCTGAA
- the Bfar gene encoding bifunctional apoptosis regulator isoform X10 → MEEPQKNDLNMTGQEEDNPVRSTSPQISVSEFSCHCCYDILVNPTTLNCGHSFCRHCLALWWMSSKKTECPECREKWEGFPKVNILLRDAIEKLFPDAIRIRVEDIQQNNDIVQSLAAFQKYGNDQSPLAPSTGRMNQQRGGGFFSGVLTTLTGVAVILLVYHWRSRESEHGLLVHKAVAKWTAEEVVLWLEQLGPWASLYKDRFLSERVNGRLLLTLTEEEFSRAPYTIENSSHRRVILMELERVRALGVKPPQNLWEYKAVNPGRSLFLLYALKSSPRLGLLYLYLFDYTDSFLPFIHTICPLQEDSSGEDILTKILDLREPTWRQWREFLVKYSFLPYQLIAEFAWDWLEIHYWTSRFLIVNAMLLSVLELFSFWRIWSRSELKFSLCSSGCPGLIL, encoded by the exons ATGGAGGAGCCTCAGAAAAATGACCTGAACATGACAGGGCAGGAGGAAGATAATCCTGTCAGAAGCACCAGTCCTCAGATTTCTGTTAGTGAATTTTCCTGCCACTGCTGCTACGACATCCTGGTTAACCCCACTACCTTGAACTGTGGCCACAGCTTCTGCCGGCACTGCCTAGCATTATGGTGGATGTCTTCAAAGAAGACAGAGTGTCCAGAATGCAGAGAAAAATGGGAAGGTTTCCCCAAAGTCAACATTCTCCTCAG GGATGCCATTGAAAAGTTATTTCCTGATGCCATTAGAATTCGGGTTGAAGACATTCAGCAGAATAATGACATAGTGCAAAGTCTTGCAGCCTTTCAAAAATATGGGAATGATCAGAGTCCCTTAGCTCCCAGCACAGGGCGAATGAATCAGCAGAGAGGAGGGGGATTCTTCTCCGGTGTACTCACAACTTTAACTGGTGTGGCA GTCATCCTACTTGTGTATCACTGGCGCAGCAGAGAATCTGAGCATGGCCTCCTGGTGCACAAGGCTGTAGCCaaatggacagcagaagaagttgtcctctggttaGAACAGCTGGGCCCTTGGGCCTCTCTGTACAAAGACAGATTCTTATCTGAAAGAGTAAATGGAAG gttgcttttaACACTGACAGAAGAAGAATTTTCCAGGGCACCATACACCATAGAAAACAGTAGCCACAGAAGAGTCATTCTCATGGAGCTGGAGCGTGTGAGAGCCCTGGGGGTAAAGCCGCCACAGAATCTTTGGGAGTACAAG GCTGTCAACCCAGGCAGGTCCCTGTTCTTGCTATATGCCCTCAAGAGCTCACCAAGACTTGGCTTGCTATACCTGTACTTATTTGACTACACAGACTCCTTCCTACCCTTCATCCATACCATCTGCCCTCTGCAAGAAGACAGCTCTGGGGAGGACATCCTCACAAAGATTCTG GACCTGAGGGAGCCCACATGGAGGCAGTGGAGAGAATTCCTTGTCAAGTACTCCTTTCTCCCATACCAGTTGATTGCGGAGTTTGCCTGGGACTGGCTGGAGATCCACTACTGGACATCACGCTTCCTTATTGTCAATGCCATGCTGCTGTCTGTTCTAgagttgttctccttttggaggaTCTGGTCAAGAAGTGAGCTGAA gttttctctgtgcagctctggctgtcctggacttattttgtag